In one Rhodococcus sp. B50 genomic region, the following are encoded:
- a CDS encoding SDR family oxidoreductase — protein MSLNAHGKRVVITGGARGIGQATAEALVAAGARVAIGDIDKDLVQDTAARIGARFGTTVLGLPLDVTDRSSFDEFLSLSHMEFGGIDVLVNNAGIMPTGAFLEETDTVTDRQIDVNVRGVILGSKLAAARFTEQGYGHIVNLGSVVGIEGAPGLAVYSATKHAVIGLGAVLRQELASSNVVVSTIAPGFVRTELIAGLKPNALIEKLAMVGPEEVAAAIVQVIATGRPGLRYVPRTAGAILGALKLVPEATRHRISAAFGLQSLALNTDETARAAYRRRTETPTLPTAGEKPPAKDSSGSAR, from the coding sequence ATGAGCCTGAACGCGCACGGCAAGAGGGTTGTCATCACCGGTGGGGCCCGCGGCATCGGACAGGCGACGGCCGAGGCCCTCGTTGCGGCCGGCGCCCGCGTGGCCATCGGCGACATCGACAAGGATCTCGTGCAGGACACCGCCGCCCGGATCGGTGCGCGTTTCGGCACCACGGTGCTCGGCCTGCCCCTCGACGTCACCGACCGGAGTTCGTTCGACGAATTCCTCAGCCTGTCCCACATGGAGTTCGGCGGGATCGACGTACTCGTCAACAACGCCGGCATCATGCCCACCGGCGCGTTCCTCGAGGAGACCGACACGGTCACCGACCGCCAGATCGACGTCAACGTCCGCGGCGTGATCCTCGGCTCGAAGCTGGCCGCCGCGCGGTTCACCGAGCAGGGCTACGGGCACATCGTCAATCTCGGCTCCGTCGTGGGTATCGAAGGAGCCCCCGGGCTCGCGGTGTACTCCGCGACCAAGCACGCGGTCATCGGCCTCGGGGCCGTGCTGCGCCAGGAACTCGCGAGCTCGAACGTCGTGGTCTCCACGATCGCACCGGGATTCGTGCGCACCGAACTGATCGCAGGCTTGAAGCCGAATGCGCTCATCGAGAAGCTCGCGATGGTCGGGCCGGAGGAGGTCGCCGCCGCGATCGTGCAGGTGATCGCGACGGGCCGTCCAGGTCTGAGGTATGTGCCTCGCACGGCGGGAGCGATCCTCGGAGCGCTGAAGCTGGTGCCGGAGGCGACCCGCCACCGCATCTCCGCCGCCTTCGGGTTGCAGTCACTCGCGCTGAACACCGACGAGACCGCGCGAGCGGCCTACCGTCGGCGCACCGAGACGCCCACCCTGCCGACTGCCGGCGAGAAGCCGCCGGCGAAGGATTCCTCCGGTAGCGCACGCTGA
- a CDS encoding PAC2 family protein produces the protein MSAPEYSETPDQDVPVLRDPVLVAAFEGWNDAGDAASGAVEHLELIWDAEPFAELDSEEYYDYQVNRPQVRLVDGVTREIDWPTTRLSLCSPPGSDRDVVLLHGIEPSMRWRSFCDAIIELVDEFEVHTVVLLGALLADTPHTRPVPVTGTAYSSEAAERFKLQTSRYEGPTGITGVLQDAFVRAGIPAVSFWAAIPHYVSNPPNPKATVALLRRVEDVLDLEVPLGELPLLAEEWEQTVTDMIDDDEEIAEYVRTLEERGDAEAEEDISEVIAKIDGDALAAEFERYLRRRGPGGFNR, from the coding sequence GTGAGTGCACCCGAGTATTCCGAGACCCCGGACCAGGACGTCCCCGTCCTGCGCGATCCGGTGCTCGTCGCCGCCTTCGAGGGGTGGAACGACGCCGGCGACGCTGCCAGCGGCGCCGTCGAGCACCTCGAGCTGATCTGGGACGCCGAGCCCTTCGCCGAGCTGGACTCCGAGGAGTACTACGACTACCAGGTCAACCGGCCGCAGGTACGCCTCGTCGACGGCGTCACCCGCGAGATCGACTGGCCCACCACCCGCCTGTCGCTGTGTTCCCCGCCCGGCAGCGACCGCGACGTCGTCCTGCTGCACGGCATCGAACCGAGCATGCGCTGGCGCAGCTTCTGCGACGCCATCATCGAACTCGTCGACGAATTCGAGGTCCACACAGTCGTGCTGCTCGGCGCGCTGCTCGCCGACACCCCGCACACCCGCCCGGTCCCGGTGACCGGCACCGCCTACAGCTCCGAGGCCGCCGAACGGTTCAAGCTGCAGACCTCCCGGTACGAAGGACCCACCGGCATCACCGGGGTACTGCAGGACGCCTTCGTGCGCGCGGGCATCCCCGCGGTGTCGTTCTGGGCGGCGATCCCCCACTACGTGTCCAACCCGCCCAACCCCAAGGCCACTGTCGCGCTGCTGCGCCGGGTCGAGGACGTCCTCGACCTCGAGGTGCCCCTCGGCGAACTCCCACTCCTCGCCGAGGAATGGGAACAGACCGTCACCGACATGATCGACGACGACGAGGAGATCGCCGAGTACGTGCGCACCCTCGAGGAGCGCGGCGACGCCGAGGCCGAGGAGGACATCTCCGAGGTCATCGCCAAGATCGACGGCGACGCCCTCGCCGCCGAGTTCGAACGCTATCTGCGGCGACGGGGTCCCGGCGGCTTCAACAGGTGA
- a CDS encoding HAD family hydrolase: MSDRVEAPLAVQTGVLRAVLWDMDGTLLESERLWDIGMRELSLHLGGPMSEETRISTIGGPMDLAVLRTFTGLGLEPTPDEAAAAAAWLTDYMGRLFADGLPWRPGARSALRTVREAGLGSVLVTNTERALCEVALDTLGREHFDHSVCGDEVPAGKPDPAPYRRAAELLGVDPAQCLAVEDSPTGAAAADAAGCTVLVVPSLVDVPGSERRVFRSTLEGLSVEDLHELHGAGVR; encoded by the coding sequence ATGTCTGATCGGGTGGAGGCGCCGCTCGCGGTGCAGACCGGTGTGCTGCGGGCGGTGCTGTGGGACATGGACGGCACCCTGCTCGAATCGGAACGCTTGTGGGACATCGGGATGCGCGAGTTGTCGCTGCATCTCGGGGGGCCGATGAGCGAGGAGACCCGCATCTCCACGATCGGTGGGCCGATGGACCTGGCGGTGCTGCGCACCTTCACCGGTCTGGGCCTCGAGCCGACTCCGGATGAGGCGGCCGCCGCCGCGGCGTGGCTGACCGACTACATGGGCCGGTTGTTCGCCGACGGGCTGCCGTGGCGGCCCGGGGCGCGGTCCGCGTTGCGCACGGTGCGCGAGGCGGGCCTGGGGTCCGTGCTGGTGACCAACACCGAGCGGGCGTTGTGCGAGGTGGCCCTCGATACCCTGGGCCGCGAGCATTTCGACCATTCGGTGTGCGGCGACGAGGTGCCGGCCGGCAAACCCGACCCGGCGCCCTACCGGCGGGCGGCGGAGCTGCTCGGCGTCGATCCGGCGCAGTGCCTGGCGGTGGAGGATTCCCCGACCGGGGCGGCGGCGGCGGATGCGGCCGGGTGCACGGTGCTGGTGGTGCCGTCGCTGGTGGATGTGCCCGGCTCGGAGCGCCGGGTGTTCCGGTCCACCCTGGAGGGGCTGAGCGTGGAGGATCTGCACGAGCTGCACGGTGCGGGAGTGCGCTGA
- the metH gene encoding methionine synthase — MSTPLHSVLLDALTRRVVIGDGAMGTMLQAADLSLDDFRGLEGCNEILNESRPDVIRGIHRAYFEAGADVVSTNTFGCNLPNLADYDIADRIRDLSERGTRLAREVADEMGPGADGIPRMVIGSMGPGTKLPTLGHAPFAALRDAYGEAALGMLDGGADAILVETCQDLLQAKAAIIGSKRAMEQAGRRIPIVAHVTVETTGTMLLGSEIGAALTALEPLGIDLIGLNCATGPAEMTEHLRYLSQHATIPVSVMPNAGLPVLGANGAEYPLQPEELAEALAGFVREYGLTFVGGCCGTTPEHIRQVAEAVRGLQPAPRTPQPEPGVASLYTSVPFEQDASILMIGERTNTNGSKAFREAMLAADWQKCLDIAKDQIRDGAHMLDLNVDYVGRDGAADMAELASRFATSSTLPIMIDSTEPEVIRAGLEHLGGRCAVNSVNYEDGDGPGSRFQRIMEHVVEHGAAVVALTIDEEGQARTAEHKVRIAERLIADLTGTWGLSPQDIIVDALTFPISTGQEEVRRDAIETIEAIRRLHEAHPEVHFTLGISNVSFGLNPAARQVLNSVFLHECTEAGLDTAIVHASKILPMARIPEEQRQVALDLVYDRRREGYDPLQKLMELFEGVSAASARESRAQELAALPLFERLERRIVDGERNGLEDDLAEAMKTTPPLAIINDTLLSGMKTVGDLFGSGQMQLPFVLQSAEVMKTAVAFLEPHMESTGDEGKGRIVLATVKGDVHDIGKNLVDIILSNNGYEVVNLGIKQPIATILDAAVDKRADVIGMSGLLVKSTVVMKENLEELNARGVAEQFPVLLGGAALTRSYVENDLAEVYAGKVSYARDAFEGLSLMDRVMAEKRGEAPAPDSPEAIEAARKAAERKERHERSKRIAEKRKAAETPAEIPERSDVAKDLPVPTPPFWGTRVIKGIPLADYAALIDERALFLGQWGLRGQRGGEGPSYEELVETEGRPRLRYWLDRLATEGILQHAAVVYGYFPAVSEGDDVVVLTEARPDAPERYRFTFPRQQRSRFLCIADFVRSREDALASGQVDVWPFQLVTMGQPIADFANELFASNSYRDYLEVHGIGVQLTEALAEYWHRRVRQELAFAGGGTAADEDPEEVAEYFKLAYRGARFAFGYGACPNLEDRIKLVELLEPERIGVELSEELQLHPEQSTDAFVLHHPEAKYFNV; from the coding sequence ATGTCCACCCCACTTCATTCTGTCCTGCTCGATGCGCTGACCCGGCGCGTTGTCATCGGAGACGGGGCGATGGGCACCATGTTGCAGGCCGCGGATCTGTCGCTCGACGACTTCCGCGGTTTGGAGGGGTGCAACGAGATCCTCAACGAATCTCGTCCCGATGTGATCCGGGGGATCCACCGGGCGTACTTCGAGGCCGGCGCCGACGTCGTCTCGACGAACACCTTCGGCTGCAACCTGCCCAACCTCGCCGACTACGACATCGCCGACCGGATCCGTGACCTGTCCGAACGTGGTACCCGTCTCGCCCGCGAGGTCGCCGACGAGATGGGTCCCGGCGCGGACGGGATCCCTCGCATGGTGATCGGGTCGATGGGTCCGGGCACGAAGCTGCCGACTCTCGGTCATGCGCCGTTCGCGGCGCTGCGTGACGCCTACGGTGAGGCGGCGCTGGGCATGCTCGACGGGGGTGCCGATGCGATCCTGGTGGAGACCTGCCAGGACCTGCTGCAGGCGAAGGCTGCGATCATCGGCAGCAAGCGGGCGATGGAGCAGGCGGGCCGGCGGATCCCGATCGTCGCGCACGTGACGGTGGAGACGACGGGCACGATGCTGCTCGGCTCCGAGATCGGTGCCGCGCTGACCGCCCTCGAACCCCTCGGTATCGACTTGATCGGCTTGAACTGCGCGACCGGTCCGGCGGAGATGACCGAGCACCTGCGATACCTGTCGCAGCACGCGACGATCCCGGTGTCGGTGATGCCGAATGCCGGTCTGCCGGTGCTGGGTGCGAACGGCGCCGAGTACCCGTTGCAGCCGGAGGAGCTCGCCGAGGCCCTGGCCGGGTTCGTCCGCGAGTACGGTCTGACCTTCGTCGGCGGCTGCTGCGGCACCACTCCCGAGCACATCCGGCAGGTCGCCGAGGCGGTGCGCGGGCTGCAGCCGGCGCCGCGCACCCCGCAGCCGGAGCCGGGTGTTGCGTCGCTGTACACCTCGGTGCCGTTCGAGCAGGACGCGTCGATCCTGATGATCGGTGAGCGCACCAACACGAACGGGTCGAAGGCGTTCCGTGAGGCGATGCTCGCCGCGGATTGGCAGAAGTGCCTGGACATCGCGAAGGATCAGATCCGCGACGGCGCGCACATGTTGGATCTGAACGTCGACTACGTCGGGCGCGACGGGGCGGCGGACATGGCGGAGCTGGCGTCGCGGTTCGCGACGTCGTCGACGCTGCCGATCATGATCGACTCGACAGAGCCGGAGGTGATCCGGGCCGGTCTCGAGCATCTCGGTGGTCGCTGCGCGGTGAACTCGGTGAACTACGAGGACGGTGACGGTCCCGGTTCGCGGTTCCAGCGGATCATGGAGCACGTCGTCGAGCACGGTGCGGCGGTGGTCGCGTTGACGATCGACGAGGAGGGCCAGGCCCGGACCGCCGAGCACAAGGTGCGCATCGCCGAGCGGTTGATCGCGGACCTGACCGGCACGTGGGGCCTGTCGCCGCAGGACATCATCGTCGACGCGTTGACCTTCCCGATCTCGACGGGGCAGGAGGAGGTGCGGCGCGACGCGATCGAGACGATCGAGGCGATCCGCCGCCTCCACGAGGCGCATCCGGAGGTGCACTTCACCCTCGGTATCTCGAATGTGTCGTTCGGTCTGAATCCGGCGGCGCGGCAGGTGCTGAACTCGGTGTTCCTGCACGAGTGCACCGAGGCGGGGCTGGACACCGCGATCGTGCACGCGTCGAAGATCCTGCCGATGGCGCGGATCCCGGAGGAGCAGCGGCAGGTCGCGCTGGATCTGGTGTACGACCGGCGGCGCGAGGGTTACGACCCGCTGCAGAAGCTGATGGAGCTGTTCGAGGGGGTGTCGGCGGCGTCGGCACGCGAGTCGCGGGCGCAGGAACTGGCGGCGCTGCCGCTGTTCGAGCGGCTCGAGCGGCGCATCGTCGACGGTGAGCGCAACGGTCTCGAGGACGATCTGGCGGAGGCGATGAAGACCACCCCGCCGCTGGCGATCATCAACGACACGTTGTTGTCGGGTATGAAGACGGTCGGTGATCTGTTCGGGTCCGGGCAGATGCAGTTGCCGTTCGTGTTGCAGTCCGCCGAGGTGATGAAGACCGCGGTGGCGTTCCTCGAGCCGCACATGGAGTCGACGGGCGACGAGGGCAAGGGCCGGATCGTGCTGGCGACCGTCAAGGGCGATGTGCACGACATCGGCAAGAATCTCGTCGACATCATCTTGTCGAACAACGGCTACGAGGTGGTCAACCTCGGCATCAAGCAGCCGATCGCGACGATCCTCGACGCGGCAGTCGACAAGCGCGCCGATGTGATCGGCATGTCGGGGCTGCTGGTGAAGTCCACGGTGGTGATGAAGGAGAACCTCGAGGAGCTCAACGCCCGTGGGGTCGCGGAGCAGTTCCCGGTGTTGCTCGGCGGTGCGGCGTTGACCCGCAGTTATGTCGAGAACGATCTGGCGGAGGTGTACGCGGGCAAGGTGTCGTACGCGCGCGACGCGTTCGAGGGCCTGTCGCTCATGGACCGGGTGATGGCCGAGAAGCGCGGCGAGGCGCCGGCGCCGGACAGTCCGGAGGCGATCGAAGCGGCCCGCAAGGCCGCCGAGCGCAAGGAACGGCACGAGCGCAGCAAGCGGATCGCGGAGAAGCGCAAGGCCGCCGAGACACCGGCGGAGATCCCCGAGCGCAGCGATGTCGCGAAGGATCTGCCGGTGCCCACGCCGCCGTTCTGGGGCACCCGGGTGATCAAGGGCATCCCGTTGGCCGACTATGCGGCGCTGATCGACGAGCGGGCGTTGTTCCTCGGGCAGTGGGGGCTGCGCGGTCAGCGTGGCGGCGAGGGTCCGAGCTACGAGGAGCTCGTGGAGACCGAGGGCCGGCCGCGGTTGCGGTACTGGCTCGACCGGTTGGCGACCGAGGGCATCCTGCAGCACGCCGCGGTGGTCTACGGCTACTTCCCGGCGGTGTCCGAGGGCGACGATGTGGTGGTGCTGACCGAAGCGCGCCCGGATGCCCCGGAGCGCTACCGGTTCACCTTCCCGCGGCAGCAGCGGTCGCGGTTCCTGTGCATCGCGGACTTCGTGCGGTCGCGGGAGGATGCGCTCGCGTCGGGTCAGGTGGATGTGTGGCCGTTCCAGCTGGTGACGATGGGGCAGCCGATCGCGGACTTCGCGAACGAGTTGTTCGCGTCGAATTCGTACCGGGACTATCTCGAGGTGCACGGCATCGGTGTGCAGTTGACCGAGGCGCTGGCCGAGTACTGGCATCGGCGGGTGCGGCAGGAGCTGGCGTTCGCCGGGGGCGGCACGGCTGCGGACGAGGATCCGGAGGAGGTCGCGGAGTACTTCAAGCTCGCCTACCGCGGCGCCCGGTTCGCGTTCGGTTACGGGGCCTGCCCGAATCTCGAGGATCGGATCAAGCTGGTCGAGCTGCTCGAACCCGAACGGATCGGGGTGGAGTTGTCGGAGGAGCTGCAGTTGCATCCCGAGCAGTCCACGGATGCGTTCGTGCTGCACCACCCGGAGGCGAAGTACTTCAATGTCTGA
- a CDS encoding 6,7-dimethyl-8-ribityllumazine synthase, with amino-acid sequence MTEITGRIAFVQATWHRNIVDQARTGFTDEITRLGVSQDALDFFEVPGAFEIPLHAQRLAKTGQYDAIVAAGLVVDGGIYRHDFVATAVIDGLMRVQLDTDVPVFSVVLTPHNFHEHDEHVEYFTRHFVKKGAEAARAVDATVRSLRALPTGD; translated from the coding sequence ATGACCGAAATCACCGGGCGCATCGCGTTCGTTCAGGCGACCTGGCACCGCAACATCGTCGATCAGGCACGCACGGGATTCACCGACGAGATCACCCGCCTCGGAGTCTCGCAGGACGCGCTGGACTTCTTCGAGGTCCCCGGCGCATTCGAGATCCCCCTGCACGCACAGCGGCTGGCGAAGACCGGACAGTACGACGCGATCGTCGCAGCCGGGCTGGTCGTCGACGGCGGCATCTACCGGCACGACTTCGTCGCCACTGCGGTGATCGACGGCCTGATGCGGGTCCAGCTCGACACCGATGTTCCGGTCTTCTCCGTCGTGCTCACCCCCCACAACTTCCACGAGCACGACGAGCACGTCGAGTACTTCACGCGGCACTTCGTGAAGAAGGGCGCCGAAGCGGCCCGCGCCGTCGACGCCACCGTGCGCTCGCTGCGCGCGCTACCGACCGGAGACTGA
- a CDS encoding pseudouridine synthase — protein MRAAPLPVRDGLGPDRIRMPADHDAGTIVEFLEADHPDEDWAAHMAAGELVDEHGRRIDARTPYQPTRFVYFYRAPAPEVPVPFPVRVLHREDGLVVVDKPHFLATIPRGAHIRESVVVRLRRELELPELVPVHRLDRMTAGVLLCTTDPGWRRPYQELFERQRVRKVYEAVAGYRPDLQFPQVVRTRIVKRHGELTAEQFVEEPNSETRIELVERRGELARYRLFPRTGRTHQLRLHLAWLGVPIVGDNFYPRFRRRRADDFTAPLRLLARSLEFTDPISGAARRFVSGRELEF, from the coding sequence GTGCGTGCTGCGCCGCTGCCGGTGCGCGACGGGCTCGGCCCGGACCGCATCCGGATGCCCGCCGACCACGATGCCGGCACGATCGTCGAGTTCCTCGAGGCCGACCACCCCGACGAGGACTGGGCGGCGCACATGGCGGCGGGGGAGTTGGTCGACGAGCACGGGCGCCGCATCGATGCGCGCACCCCGTATCAGCCGACGCGGTTCGTGTACTTCTATCGCGCTCCGGCGCCGGAGGTGCCGGTGCCGTTTCCGGTGCGCGTGCTGCACCGCGAGGACGGGCTGGTCGTGGTCGACAAGCCGCATTTTCTGGCGACGATCCCGCGTGGCGCGCACATCCGCGAATCGGTGGTGGTGCGGTTGCGGCGCGAGCTGGAGTTGCCGGAGCTGGTGCCGGTGCACCGGCTCGACCGGATGACCGCGGGCGTGCTGTTGTGCACGACGGATCCGGGGTGGCGGCGGCCCTATCAGGAGTTGTTCGAGCGGCAGCGGGTGCGCAAGGTGTACGAGGCGGTCGCCGGATACCGGCCCGATCTGCAGTTCCCGCAGGTGGTGCGCACCCGGATCGTCAAGCGGCACGGTGAGTTGACGGCCGAGCAGTTCGTCGAGGAGCCGAATTCGGAGACCCGCATCGAATTGGTCGAGCGGCGCGGTGAGCTGGCCCGGTACCGGTTGTTCCCGCGCACCGGCCGCACGCACCAGTTGCGGCTGCATCTGGCGTGGCTGGGGGTGCCGATCGTGGGGGACAACTTCTATCCGCGGTTCCGGCGGCGCCGCGCGGACGATTTCACCGCGCCGCTGCGGTTGTTGGCGCGGTCGCTCGAGTTCACCGATCCGATCAGCGGGGCTGCGCGGCGGTTCGTCAGCGGGCGGGAGCTCGAGTTCTGA
- a CDS encoding phosphoribosyl-ATP diphosphatase → MKQSTPVKTFDSLFAELSERAATRPEGSGTVAALDAGVHFQGKKVLEEAGEVWIAAEYQSDEELSEEISQLLYWVQVLMVGRGLKLEDVYKHL, encoded by the coding sequence ATGAAACAATCGACCCCCGTGAAGACCTTCGATTCCCTGTTCGCCGAGCTGTCCGAACGCGCCGCGACCCGCCCCGAGGGCTCCGGCACCGTCGCCGCCCTGGACGCCGGGGTGCATTTCCAGGGCAAGAAGGTACTCGAAGAGGCCGGTGAGGTGTGGATCGCCGCCGAGTACCAGTCCGACGAGGAACTGTCCGAGGAGATTTCGCAGCTGCTGTACTGGGTGCAGGTGCTGATGGTGGGGCGGGGCCTGAAGCTCGAGGACGTCTACAAGCATCTGTGA
- a CDS encoding AraC family transcriptional regulator has protein sequence MNTWTSRRAATSAALMVSFGRERGIDADELMAGVGLGEAQIADPGGQITDDQELAVIANLVAALDDRPGEGFALGLRYQAAVHGIFGYALMSCATVRDGIEVGTRFFDLTFAFSRAALEYAGDEVRFCLDDRHVPAQLRGFLLERDVSGILAHWGSLWGQPSEVRRIEVAESLSDRVAPVFRDRGFRVKSTPATHAVVVDARALDRPMPTSSPEAAAVLLRECAELLQRRQNHGELGSRVREVLLRRAAEGPTQDQVAAELGSSVRTLRRQLGEEGTSYRAIVAETLGAMAGELLEAGLPVERVAHRLGYADASSFSVAFKRWTGRTPGGRRREQRSV, from the coding sequence GTGAACACGTGGACCTCCCGCCGCGCGGCGACGAGTGCGGCCCTGATGGTGTCGTTCGGACGCGAACGCGGCATCGACGCCGACGAGCTGATGGCGGGTGTCGGGCTGGGGGAGGCGCAGATTGCCGACCCGGGCGGGCAGATCACGGACGACCAGGAACTCGCTGTGATCGCGAATCTGGTGGCCGCGCTGGACGACAGACCGGGGGAAGGCTTCGCCCTCGGGCTGCGGTATCAGGCGGCGGTGCACGGGATCTTCGGCTACGCCCTGATGAGTTGTGCGACCGTGCGCGACGGCATCGAGGTGGGCACCCGGTTCTTCGATCTGACCTTCGCGTTCTCACGCGCCGCGCTGGAGTACGCGGGCGACGAGGTCCGCTTCTGTCTCGACGACCGGCACGTTCCGGCACAGCTACGGGGCTTCCTGCTCGAGCGGGACGTCTCGGGGATCCTCGCCCACTGGGGGTCGCTGTGGGGGCAACCGTCGGAGGTGCGTCGCATCGAGGTGGCCGAATCGCTGAGCGATCGGGTCGCGCCGGTCTTCCGCGACCGCGGTTTCCGAGTGAAGAGCACTCCGGCGACGCATGCGGTGGTGGTGGACGCGCGGGCGCTGGACCGGCCCATGCCGACCTCGAGCCCGGAGGCCGCCGCCGTGCTGCTGCGTGAATGTGCGGAGTTGCTGCAGCGCCGACAGAACCACGGCGAGCTCGGTTCCCGGGTGCGCGAAGTGCTGTTGCGCCGGGCGGCCGAGGGCCCCACCCAGGATCAGGTGGCCGCGGAGCTGGGTTCGAGCGTGCGCACCCTCCGGCGACAACTGGGGGAGGAGGGGACCTCGTACCGGGCGATCGTGGCCGAGACTCTCGGCGCGATGGCGGGGGAGCTGCTGGAGGCGGGCCTGCCGGTGGAGAGGGTGGCACACCGTCTCGGCTATGCCGACGCATCGAGCTTTTCGGTGGCGTTCAAACGATGGACGGGACGGACACCGGGGGGACGCCGACGGGAACAGCGGTCGGTCTGA
- a CDS encoding MFS transporter — protein MRDLREPLQRTALYAGGFLGPFGGSVVVSMLPEIGADTGVSTGTAATTVTAYLGVFAAAMLFSGTLGARWGRIRTVRTAYLVYAAVSVAAALAPTFSVLIGTRMLQGAANAFTTPLLLAALAVITPKDRLGRALGLFGAMQAAGQTVAPLIGGLAAEVSWRWAFVVLAGAALLLALAGLPDSVRDDPSGTGRVRLRDALTPRVLRIGLVALLGWGALGGLGFLLAFRVEDDFGLSPSERGVVLTLFGLAGILSSRPVGMLIDRVGARAIVLAGAVSGAALVVVVGTVPWLVVLGVAWFLAGIASQFILVGVNAAVLGGPGGNRGGAVSVVQAFRFGGAAFSPLLLTPVYGADPVLAFLLPAALLGVLVPLVMTRRPDSPTR, from the coding sequence GTGAGGGATCTACGCGAACCGCTGCAGCGCACGGCGCTGTATGCGGGGGGCTTCCTCGGCCCGTTCGGCGGCAGCGTCGTCGTATCGATGCTGCCCGAGATCGGCGCCGACACCGGTGTGTCCACCGGAACCGCCGCGACGACGGTCACCGCCTATCTGGGCGTGTTCGCCGCCGCCATGCTGTTCTCCGGCACCCTCGGCGCACGCTGGGGACGCATTCGCACCGTCCGCACCGCCTACCTCGTCTACGCGGCGGTATCGGTGGCCGCGGCCCTGGCACCGACCTTCTCGGTCCTGATCGGCACTCGGATGCTGCAGGGCGCCGCCAACGCGTTCACCACGCCGCTGCTGCTCGCGGCGCTGGCCGTCATCACCCCGAAGGACAGGCTCGGGCGCGCACTCGGGTTGTTCGGCGCGATGCAGGCCGCCGGCCAGACCGTCGCTCCCCTGATCGGTGGTCTCGCCGCCGAGGTGAGCTGGCGGTGGGCGTTCGTCGTGCTCGCCGGCGCCGCGCTGCTCCTGGCGCTCGCCGGCCTGCCCGACTCGGTGCGCGACGACCCGTCCGGTACCGGCCGGGTCCGCCTGCGTGACGCCCTGACCCCGCGCGTCCTGCGCATCGGCCTCGTCGCACTCCTCGGCTGGGGTGCCCTCGGCGGGCTCGGATTCCTCCTCGCCTTCCGGGTCGAGGACGACTTCGGGTTGTCCCCGTCCGAACGCGGCGTAGTGCTCACCCTGTTCGGGCTCGCCGGCATCCTCAGTTCCCGGCCGGTGGGGATGCTCATCGACCGCGTCGGTGCTCGCGCGATCGTGCTCGCCGGCGCGGTGAGCGGCGCAGCACTGGTCGTGGTCGTCGGTACCGTCCCGTGGCTCGTCGTGCTCGGCGTCGCGTGGTTCCTGGCAGGTATCGCCTCGCAGTTCATCCTCGTCGGCGTCAACGCCGCGGTGCTCGGCGGGCCGGGCGGCAACCGTGGCGGGGCAGTGTCGGTGGTACAGGCCTTCCGTTTCGGCGGTGCGGCTTTCTCTCCTCTCCTGCTGACGCCGGTATACGGTGCCGATCCGGTGCTTGCGTTCCTGCTGCCCGCAGCGCTGCTCGGCGTGCTCGTCCCCCTCGTCATGACGCGGCGCCCGGACTCGCCGACCAGGTGA
- the trhO gene encoding oxygen-dependent tRNA uridine(34) hydroxylase TrhO, whose product MAVPKIVLFYKFTPLPDPEAIRLWQHTLASSLGLTGRILISEHGINGTVGGDIADVKKYVRGLRGYAAFKDTDIKWSDGTGDDFPRLSVKVRPEIVTFGVPDEVKVDEHGIVDGGTPLSPHAVHALVAERGDEVVFFDGRNRFEAQIGRFRNAVVPEVATTRDFVAELDSGRYDHLKNRPVVTYCTGGVRCEVLSALMRNRGFEEVYQLDGGIVRYGETFGDEGLWEGSLYVFDGRMNVEFSDEATVIGRCTLCGSPTSRYRNHPDLRGRELTLVCEGCVPDPVEA is encoded by the coding sequence ATGGCGGTCCCGAAGATCGTGCTGTTCTACAAGTTCACCCCGCTACCCGATCCGGAGGCGATCCGGTTGTGGCAGCACACTCTGGCGTCGTCGCTGGGATTGACCGGGCGGATCCTGATCTCCGAGCACGGCATCAACGGCACCGTCGGCGGTGACATCGCCGACGTGAAGAAGTACGTGCGTGGGTTGCGCGGCTATGCGGCGTTCAAGGACACCGACATCAAGTGGTCCGACGGCACCGGCGACGATTTTCCGCGCCTGTCGGTGAAGGTACGCCCGGAGATCGTGACCTTCGGGGTGCCCGACGAGGTGAAGGTCGACGAGCACGGCATCGTCGACGGCGGCACCCCGCTGTCGCCGCACGCGGTGCACGCGCTCGTCGCCGAGCGCGGCGACGAAGTGGTGTTCTTCGACGGCCGTAACCGGTTCGAGGCGCAGATCGGCCGGTTCCGCAATGCGGTGGTGCCGGAGGTGGCCACGACCCGCGATTTCGTCGCCGAGCTCGACAGCGGCCGCTACGACCATCTCAAGAACCGCCCGGTGGTCACCTACTGCACCGGTGGGGTGCGCTGCGAGGTGCTGTCGGCGTTGATGCGCAATCGCGGGTTCGAGGAGGTCTACCAGCTCGACGGCGGCATCGTGCGCTACGGCGAGACCTTCGGCGACGAGGGCCTGTGGGAGGGTTCGCTGTATGTCTTCGACGGGCGGATGAACGTCGAGTTCAGCGACGAGGCGACGGTGATCGGGCGCTGCACGCTGTGCGGCAGCCCCACCTCGCGGTACCGCAACCATCCGGACCTTCGCGGTCGGGAGTTGACCCTGGTGTGCGAGGGCTGCGTGCCGGACCCGGTGGAGGCGTAG